In one Drosophila pseudoobscura strain MV-25-SWS-2005 chromosome X, UCI_Dpse_MV25, whole genome shotgun sequence genomic region, the following are encoded:
- the SdhBL gene encoding succinate dehydrogenase [ubiquinone] iron-sulfur subunit, translated as MFLVRRTTNVLKFRSKIQLVRSIICPEPSIRVLDDEQEYVRAGQAILTKGQTPAPPPLPPQPPPPAMVPSTEGPPTVATAAAGGDKKPPPKGPAPPKEPLKPPPAVAEKKKEAGPPAPPKPKEKRIKNFEIYRWQPGEQPKMQTYAIDLSQCGAMVLDALIKIKNEVDQTLTFRRSCREGICGSCAMNIDGTNTLACVTPINQSTSGSCRIYPLPHLYVVRDLVPDLTQFYDQYRSIQPWLQRNNIQNEMGKAQYLQSLEDRNKLDGLYECILCACCQTSCPSYWWNSDKYLGPAVLMQAFRWVIDSRDEATEQRLCFLQDPWKLYRCHTILNCTNTCPKNLNPARAIIQLKQLLSGAKKKNKPELQTDALFTGK; from the coding sequence ATGTTTTTAGTGCGCAGAACGACGAATGTGCTAAAGTTTCGGTCAAAAATCCAATTGGTGAGGTCCATTATTTGCCCCGAGCCATCGATTCGGGTGTTGGACGATGAGCAGGAGTATGTGAGGGCCGGGCAGGCGATTCTCACCAAAGGACAGACACCAGCACCGCCGCCGTTACCGCCGCAGCCGCCACCACCGGCCATGGTACCGTCAACTGAAGGCCCCCCTacggtggcaacagcagcggccgGAGGCGATAAGAAGCCACCACCCAAGGGGCCAGCTCCACCGAAGGAGCCCCTAAAGCCGCCACCAGCCGtggcagagaagaagaaggaggccGGACCACCGGCACCGCCCAAGCCCAAGGAGAAACGTATCAAGAACTTTGAGATCTACCGCTGGCAGCCCGGGGAGCAGCCTAAGATGCAGACGTACGCCATCGACTTGTCGCAGTGCGGCGCCATGGTGCTGGATGCTTTGATCAAGATCAAGAACGAGGTCGACCAGACGTTGACCTTCCGCCGATCCTGCCGTGAGGGCATCTGTGGCTCGTGCGCCATGAACATCGATGGCACAAACACCCTGGCCTGTGTCACGCCAATCAACCAGAGCACGAGTGGATCGTGCCGGATCTATCCGCTGCCGCATCTGTATGTGGTGCGCGATCTGGTGCCGGACCTGACTCAGTTCTACGACCAGTACCGCTCCATCCAGCCCTGGCTGCAGCGCAATAACATCCAGAACGAGATGGGCAAGGCGCAGTATCTGCAGTCCCTGGAGGACCGCAACAAACTGGATGGCCTGTACGAGTGCATCCTGTGCGCCTGCTGCCAGACCTCGTGCCCATCCTATTGGTGGAATAGCGACAAGTATCTGGGGCCGGCCGTCCTCATGCAGGCCTTTCGCTGGGTCATCGATTCCCGTGACGAGGCCACCGAGCAGCGGCTGTGCTTCCTGCAGGACCCCTGGAAGCTCTATCGCTGCCACACCATCCTCAACTGCACCAACACCTGTCCGAAGAACCTCAATCCGGCCAGAGCCATCATCCAGTTGAAGCAGTTGCTGTCGGGGgccaaaaagaagaacaagcCGGAGCTACAGACCGATGCTCTATTCACCGGCAAGTAA
- the LOC4815373 gene encoding dual specificity protein phosphatase 3 isoform X3, giving the protein MSWRYASPSRLETSEQTTGRQLQRVLHYSMAPTRALPGLRRAECAIHDVDCDEVYPGIYIGDAAAAKNKTYLRMMGITHVLNAAEGCRYGQVDTGHSYYRDMPSIRRNHKDCVFRYMGFPMIDAPTTDISRYFYVASKFIDSAISSGGKILVHCLVGMSRSATCVLAYLMICRKMSAVDAIRTVRMRRDIRPNDGFLQQLADLDMELKRKNLYPY; this is encoded by the exons ATGTCATGGAGATATGCG TCGCCCAGCCGCTTGGAGACCTCCGAACAGACCACAGGCCGACAGCTGCAGCGAGTCCTGCACTACTCAATGGCACCCACACGGGCATTGCCCGGCCTGAGGCGGGCCGAGTGCGCCATCCACGATGTCGACTGCGATGAGGTCTATCCGGGCATCTACATTGGCGATGC GGCGGCGGCCAAGAACAAGACGTATCTGAGAATGATGGGCATCACGCATGTCCTGAATGCCGCCGAGGGCTGTCGCTATGGCCAGgtggacacaggacacagctACTACCGGGATATGCCCAGCATTAG ACGGAACCATAAGGACTGTGTTTTTAGGTACATGGGATTCCCGATGATCGATGCCCCCACGACAGACATCTCGCGTTACTTCTATGTGGCTTCCAAATTCATAGACAGCGCCATCAGCAGCGGAG GCAAAATCCTGGTACACTGCCTGGTGGGGATGTCCCGCTCGGCCACCTGTGTGCTGGCCTACCTGATGATCTGCCGCAAGATGTCGGCGGTGGATGCGATACGCACCGTTCGAATGCGTCGCGACATTCGGCCCAATGATGGCTTCCTGCAGCAGTTGGCCGACCTCGACATGGAGCTGAAACGCAAGAATCTCTATCCCTATTAA
- the LOC4815373 gene encoding dual specificity protein phosphatase 3 isoform X4, whose protein sequence is MSWRYASPSRLETSEQTTGRQLQRVLHYSMAPTRALPGLRRAECAIHDVDCDEVYPGIYIGDAAAAKNKTYLRMMGITHVLNAAEGCRYGQVDTGHSYYRDMPSIRYMGFPMIDAPTTDISRYFYVASKFIDSAISSGGKILVHCLVGMSRSATCVLAYLMICRKMSAVDAIRTVRMRRDIRPNDGFLQQLADLDMELKRKNLYPY, encoded by the exons ATGTCATGGAGATATGCG TCGCCCAGCCGCTTGGAGACCTCCGAACAGACCACAGGCCGACAGCTGCAGCGAGTCCTGCACTACTCAATGGCACCCACACGGGCATTGCCCGGCCTGAGGCGGGCCGAGTGCGCCATCCACGATGTCGACTGCGATGAGGTCTATCCGGGCATCTACATTGGCGATGC GGCGGCGGCCAAGAACAAGACGTATCTGAGAATGATGGGCATCACGCATGTCCTGAATGCCGCCGAGGGCTGTCGCTATGGCCAGgtggacacaggacacagctACTACCGGGATATGCCCAGCATTAG GTACATGGGATTCCCGATGATCGATGCCCCCACGACAGACATCTCGCGTTACTTCTATGTGGCTTCCAAATTCATAGACAGCGCCATCAGCAGCGGAG GCAAAATCCTGGTACACTGCCTGGTGGGGATGTCCCGCTCGGCCACCTGTGTGCTGGCCTACCTGATGATCTGCCGCAAGATGTCGGCGGTGGATGCGATACGCACCGTTCGAATGCGTCGCGACATTCGGCCCAATGATGGCTTCCTGCAGCAGTTGGCCGACCTCGACATGGAGCTGAAACGCAAGAATCTCTATCCCTATTAA
- the LOC4815373 gene encoding dual specificity protein phosphatase 3 isoform X1: protein MSWRYALSTDRYSSSIGDRYSPHYYQSPSRLETSEQTTGRQLQRVLHYSMAPTRALPGLRRAECAIHDVDCDEVYPGIYIGDAAAAKNKTYLRMMGITHVLNAAEGCRYGQVDTGHSYYRDMPSIRRNHKDCVFRYMGFPMIDAPTTDISRYFYVASKFIDSAISSGGKILVHCLVGMSRSATCVLAYLMICRKMSAVDAIRTVRMRRDIRPNDGFLQQLADLDMELKRKNLYPY, encoded by the exons ATGTCATGGAGATATGCG CTTTCCACGGACAGATACAGCAGCAGTATCGGCGATAGATATAGTCCACACTATTATCAG TCGCCCAGCCGCTTGGAGACCTCCGAACAGACCACAGGCCGACAGCTGCAGCGAGTCCTGCACTACTCAATGGCACCCACACGGGCATTGCCCGGCCTGAGGCGGGCCGAGTGCGCCATCCACGATGTCGACTGCGATGAGGTCTATCCGGGCATCTACATTGGCGATGC GGCGGCGGCCAAGAACAAGACGTATCTGAGAATGATGGGCATCACGCATGTCCTGAATGCCGCCGAGGGCTGTCGCTATGGCCAGgtggacacaggacacagctACTACCGGGATATGCCCAGCATTAG ACGGAACCATAAGGACTGTGTTTTTAGGTACATGGGATTCCCGATGATCGATGCCCCCACGACAGACATCTCGCGTTACTTCTATGTGGCTTCCAAATTCATAGACAGCGCCATCAGCAGCGGAG GCAAAATCCTGGTACACTGCCTGGTGGGGATGTCCCGCTCGGCCACCTGTGTGCTGGCCTACCTGATGATCTGCCGCAAGATGTCGGCGGTGGATGCGATACGCACCGTTCGAATGCGTCGCGACATTCGGCCCAATGATGGCTTCCTGCAGCAGTTGGCCGACCTCGACATGGAGCTGAAACGCAAGAATCTCTATCCCTATTAA
- the LOC4815373 gene encoding dual specificity protein phosphatase 3 isoform X2, with product MSWRYALSTDRYSSSIGDRYSPHYYQSPSRLETSEQTTGRQLQRVLHYSMAPTRALPGLRRAECAIHDVDCDEVYPGIYIGDAAAAKNKTYLRMMGITHVLNAAEGCRYGQVDTGHSYYRDMPSIRYMGFPMIDAPTTDISRYFYVASKFIDSAISSGGKILVHCLVGMSRSATCVLAYLMICRKMSAVDAIRTVRMRRDIRPNDGFLQQLADLDMELKRKNLYPY from the exons ATGTCATGGAGATATGCG CTTTCCACGGACAGATACAGCAGCAGTATCGGCGATAGATATAGTCCACACTATTATCAG TCGCCCAGCCGCTTGGAGACCTCCGAACAGACCACAGGCCGACAGCTGCAGCGAGTCCTGCACTACTCAATGGCACCCACACGGGCATTGCCCGGCCTGAGGCGGGCCGAGTGCGCCATCCACGATGTCGACTGCGATGAGGTCTATCCGGGCATCTACATTGGCGATGC GGCGGCGGCCAAGAACAAGACGTATCTGAGAATGATGGGCATCACGCATGTCCTGAATGCCGCCGAGGGCTGTCGCTATGGCCAGgtggacacaggacacagctACTACCGGGATATGCCCAGCATTAG GTACATGGGATTCCCGATGATCGATGCCCCCACGACAGACATCTCGCGTTACTTCTATGTGGCTTCCAAATTCATAGACAGCGCCATCAGCAGCGGAG GCAAAATCCTGGTACACTGCCTGGTGGGGATGTCCCGCTCGGCCACCTGTGTGCTGGCCTACCTGATGATCTGCCGCAAGATGTCGGCGGTGGATGCGATACGCACCGTTCGAATGCGTCGCGACATTCGGCCCAATGATGGCTTCCTGCAGCAGTTGGCCGACCTCGACATGGAGCTGAAACGCAAGAATCTCTATCCCTATTAA